Proteins encoded together in one Porites lutea chromosome 2, jaPorLute2.1, whole genome shotgun sequence window:
- the LOC140926400 gene encoding melanocyte-stimulating hormone receptor-like, with the protein MATKVSNVSETNLTCFFLDVFWQHSSHSVTVSVVSCVVTSLFAYTTVMANGATMLVIWKTRELHSPSFTLLFCLAFSDFLVGLLGQPFFVAFKSAELLGKFDAYCKLRLSQFFIGWITGSLSFVILSGVSFDRLLSLKLHLRYTAIITVPRVLTLVASILVSLSILTILKLWLKDNWIIIPATIFSVTSLVTAVSTFQIFQIARKHQRQIFQQNQTMGQPFCRTVDVLKCKKSAVTMLYVYGLMLAFYLPFISVVMSEAILGVTQSVTLAYDVATAIVFINSSLNPFIYCWRMAQIRFAVKNILKSFI; encoded by the coding sequence ATGGCAACAAAGGTATCAAATGTGAGCGAAACAAACCTGACGTGTTTTTTCTTGGACGTTTTTTGGCAACATTCAAGTCACAGCGTCACTGTCAGTGTTGTATCGTGCGTTGTTACCTCTTTGTTTGCGTACACCACAGTTATGGCCAATGGCGCGACAATGCTTGTCATTTGGAAAACAAGAGAACTCCATTCGCCATCATTCACACTGTTGTTTTGCCTAGctttttctgattttcttgTTGGATTGCTTGGCCAGCCGTTCTTTGTCGCTTTTAAATCAGCGGAACTACTAGGCAAATTCGACGCGTACTGTAAGTTGAGACTTTCGCAGTTTTTCATTGGGTGGATCACGGGAAGTTTATCTTTTGTAATTCTAAGTGGAGTTTCCTTCGATAGACTCCTTTCTTTGAAACTCCACTTGCGATACACAGCTATCATCACAGTTCCAAGGGTGCTAACACTGGTAGCATCAATATTAGTATCTTTGTCTATTTTGACAATTTTAAAGCTGTGGTTAAAGGACAACTGGATTATCATACCCGCCACAATATTTTCAGTGACATCGCTAGTGACTGCCGTAAGCACATTTCAAATCTTCCAGATTGCTCGCAAGCATCAACGTCAGATATTTCAACAGAATCAAACGATGGGTCAACCATTCTGTAGAACAGTCGACGTACTAAAATGCAAAAAGTCGGCCGTGACTATGCTTTATGTTTATGGATTAATGCTGGCATTTTATCTTCCCTTTATTTCAGTCGTCATGAGTGAAGCAATATTAGGTGTTACACAGTCAGTTACTCTCGCTTATGACGTTGCCACAGCCATAGTTTTTATAAACTCGTCGTTAAATCCTTTCATTTATTGCTGGAGAATGGCACAAATACGATTTGCTGtcaaaaatattcttaaaagcTTTATCTGA